Below is a window of Drosophila miranda strain MSH22 chromosome 3, D.miranda_PacBio2.1, whole genome shotgun sequence DNA.
AGCAGATCACAGAGCAGACCTTTGTCGGGCACATCGCAGGGCCGGCTGAGCTGCCCGATCTGGCTCATGCTGAGCAGGTCGGGACTGAGTCCGCCGTGGCAGCAGAAGATCTTCTCGTCGACGACGGCCGAAACGGGCATGCAGTTGTAGCAGTCGACAAAGGTGCGCCACAGCTTGATTGTGTAGCGGCGCTTGCACTCATCGTAGAAGCCGTAGATGCGGTTGATGCCGGCGCTCTCATGGTTGCCCCGCAGCAGGAAGAAGTTCTCCGGGAACTTGATCTTGTAGGCCAGCAGTAGACACAGCGTTTCGATGGACTGCTTGCCCCGGTCTACGTAGTCGCCGAGGAAGAGATAATTGGAGGACGGCGGATATCCGCCGTAGTCGAACAGTCGCAGGAGGTCCGTGAACTGGCCGTGGATGTCGCCGCATATCTTCACGGGAGCGGATAGCTCCAGCAGCATGGGCTGCGAGAGGAACACCTCCCGCGATCGCATGCAGATCCCCCGAATGTCAGTTTCTGAAAGACTGAGCTGCTTTACGCGTCGCACATCGATAATCTTGTGTATCAGCTGATCAATGTTGCCCGTATCCGTCGCCACGACACTAGCCGTCATTTCCTGTTGCTCTGGTGTCTGGTATCCCACAACTCAATGTTAATTTTGCCGCTCTGAAAAGCCAACGGTTTTCGGATGGAAACATATGGAATGACATTACCATCGGAGCCTGCCCCGGCCTGAGACAAAGTCACTTGATGGCCGAGGCAATCACATTTTTTATTATAACCTTGCGACCGGTACTGGGACGCTGAACATCGAACGAGATCATCAAATTCTTGTCTACGCCCATCGAGGCCCCCGCATTGTCGTACTGCCCGCAGTAGTTGGGCGCGGAGAAGATGGTGACCAGCTGGCGCTTTGCGAAAAACTCATAGCCATCTTCAACGACCTGATGGGCACGACACAGAAGATCGAAGTCGTACTTATTCAGGAATTTCTCGAGCACGTCTCGGCCATAGAGGTAGCTCACTCCCCGGTCACTCGGCGACCAACCGAAGCCATACCGATCCGGGTCGCTCCACAGCAGGTCGCACAGAAGACCCTGGTCGGGCACATCGCAGGGCCGGGATATCGACATGATGTTGTTCAGGTCCTTTAGCTGCGGGCTCAGACCGCCATGGCAGCAGAAGATCCGATTCGAAATGACCGCAGCCACGGGCAAGCAACAATAACAGTCGACGTAGCTCTTCCACAGCTTGACCGTATAGCGACGCTTGCACTCGTCGAAGAATCCGTATACCCGGTTCACCGCGGGCGACTCGTGGTTGCCACGCAGCAGGAAGACGTTCTCGGGATACTTGACCCGCAAGGCCAGCAGCAGGGTGATCGTCTCGATCGAGTTCTGGCCCCGATCCACATAGTCTCCGAGAAAGAGATAGTTGACCAATGGAGGATAGCCTATGTGATCGAAGATGCGCAACAGGTCCACGAATTGTCCGTGAATGTCGCCCACGACGCGCACCGGAGCCTCAACAGACAGGAGCATTGGTTCTCCCAGCAACATCTCGCGGGCCGTATGGATTAGCTGGTACAGCTCGTCCTCGAGCATGTTTACGCGTGCCTGCTTGGATTTCCGGAAGTTCTTCAATCTGTTGATAAGATCGACCAGATTCCACCCTTCTGCATCAGATGCTGAGCTTCGCAACAGGCTGTCGTGCACTATGCTGGATTTCCTCTTGCTCTCCTCCAGCTGCGCAGACATTGTCGAGAAGCGGCTTTTGGCCCCGGGGAAAAATATTGAGCCACTCGACATTTTATGGCCAATTAGTGTCTGTGTAGTGTTCTTGTGTACTGTGTAAAAACGAAGTCCCTCATACAGTCtttaaaaaatttaataaatatttgaaagcaaagaaaaataCAATTTGACAGTTCGAGTGGAGAAACGCTTGGAGATCTGCGGACGCTGATGCTGAACCCTTACACAATCCACAGTAAAGAACCATTAGAGAATCGTTTGATATTATAAGAACGATCATAAGAAGGGTTATATGTACGTATACGTGGGATCTTAACTCTTTTAAGACCCTTTTTCCTCCtcgaaaatattttttaacaACCCGGACACCCTAGAAAAGATCACGTATGTGAGGAAACAATTGCCAGCTAAGAGAAACCATGTAAAATACGTTAATGTTTTGTTAAATTTTGATGATCTGACACTAAAGAGGTCCACGCTCGTTGAGAACAAAAGCAATCTTGGATCGAGGCGAGTGCACTGGTTCCCATGGAACGATCAACACTGCAAAAGAAGCTGGACGAAATGATTACGTCGCTGGTGAACTGGAAGGCTGACAAACGGTTGCAGGTTCCGGAGACGGACATGGTGGCGATGCTGAACGTGGCCCGCCAAGTGCTGCTGTCGGAGCCCATGCTGCTTGCGGTGCAGCCGCCCGTCAATGTCATCGGGGACATACACGGCCAGTTCCGGGACCTTCTGCGCTACTTTGAGACATCGGGGCATCCACCAACCAAGCGTTACCTTCTGCTGGGGGACTACGTGGATCGGGGCCAGCACTCGGTGGA
It encodes the following:
- the LOC108160899 gene encoding serine/threonine-protein phosphatase alpha-2 isoform-like, producing MTASVVATDTGNIDQLIHKIIDVRRVKQLSLSETDIRGICMRSREVFLSQPMLLELSAPVKICGDIHGQFTDLLRLFDYGGYPPSSNYLFLGDYVDRGKQSIETLCLLLAYKIKFPENFFLLRGNHESAGINRIYGFYDECKRRYTIKLWRTFVDCYNCMPVSAVVDEKIFCCHGGLSPDLLSMSQIGQLSRPCDVPDKGLLCDLLWSDPDPKIMGWSDNDRGVSVTFGADIVGKFVHRNKFDLICRAHQVVEDGYEFFAKRQLITIFSAPNYCGEFDNAGAMMSVDETLMCSFYVLKPSKKAGMRKVHSKG
- the LOC117188002 gene encoding serine/threonine-protein phosphatase alpha-3 isoform-like, coding for MSSGSIFFPGAKSRFSTMSAQLEESKRKSSIVHDSLLRSSASDAEGWNLVDLINRLKNFRKSKQARVNMLEDELYQLIHTAREMLLGEPMLLSVEAPVRVVGDIHGQFVDLLRIFDHIGYPPLVNYLFLGDYVDRGQNSIETITLLLALRVKYPENVFLLRGNHESPAVNRVYGFFDECKRRYTVKLWKSYVDCYCCLPVAAVISNRIFCCHGGLSPQLKDLNNIMSISRPCDVPDQGLLCDLLWSDPDRYGFGWSPSDRGVSYLYGRDVLEKFLNKYDFDLLCRAHQVVEDGYEFFAKRQLVTIFSAPNYCGQYDNAGASMGVDKNLMISFDVQRPSTGRKVIIKNVIASAIK